In Nocardioides luti, the DNA window CCGGTCGGCGACGACCGGATCGGCGTCGCGGTGCTGACCGACGAGCGCCGTCCGCTCGAGGACCTCCTGCAGGACTTCCCGCTGCTCGCGGAGCGGCTCGCCGGCCACCCGGTCGTGGACGTCCGCGGCGCCGGCCCGCTGCGCCAGCGCTCGCGGCGCCGGGTCGCCGGCCGGGTGCTGCTGGTCGGGGACGCGGCCGGCTACGTCGACGCGCTGACCGGCGAGGGGATCGCGCTCGGGCTGGCCCAGGCCCGTGCGGCCGTCGCGGCCGTCCGTGCCGGTGTCCCGCAGCGCTACGAGCGCGAGTGGCGGCGGCTCGGGCGGCGCCACGACCTGCTCACCCACGGGCTGCTCACCGCGACCCGGCACCCGGTGCTCCGGCGCAGCGTCGTGCCCGCGGCCGCCACCCTGCCGCGCGTCTTCGGCGCGGCCGTGCACCAGCTGGCGAGGCCCGCATGAGCGCCGGCGACGGACCGCGCGAGGAGCTCGTCGTGCTCCTCGACGAGGACGGCCGCGCCACCGGCACCACCCCCAAGGCCGGCGTCCACCACGCCGCGACCCCGCTGCACCTGGCGTTCTCCTGCTACCTCTCCGACGGGGCCGGGCGGCTGCTGATGACCCGTCGCGCGCTGCACAAGCCGACCTGGCCGGGCGCGTGGACGAACAGCGTCTGCGGCCACCCGCTGCCCGGCGAGGCGCTGGACGACGCGGTCCGCCGCCGGGTGCGCGACGAGGTGGGCGTCGACGCCCACGACGTACGCCTCCTCCTGCCGGCGTTTCGCTACCGCGCCGTGATGCCCAACGGC includes these proteins:
- the idi gene encoding isopentenyl-diphosphate Delta-isomerase, whose protein sequence is MSAGDGPREELVVLLDEDGRATGTTPKAGVHHAATPLHLAFSCYLSDGAGRLLMTRRALHKPTWPGAWTNSVCGHPLPGEALDDAVRRRVRDEVGVDAHDVRLLLPAFRYRAVMPNGVVENEMCPVFAATTTDPLALDPDEVDDARWVDWSNFRAEVLEGRRPISPWCREQVALLPVDPWSAPAQPRSALPPAARDV